One segment of Stappia sp. 28M-7 DNA contains the following:
- a CDS encoding HNH endonuclease, translating to MNSKLYHSKYQGRASLSDIEIPQSFVTRQECEKVTYQNGFRRPHAEIEGWQRYSSTTAQGSIWLARDASGAWLLALDHAGVIAEIGIEASDAAGPGLARFRFASLALLYGVMPRIYELSASLPDAPLQEFLHHTKNLPTTTEAERLVVQRVGQNIFRERLIKYWRGRCPLTGIIDEPLLRASHIKPWRDCENDAERLDVHNGLLLSALWDAVFDGGLVTFGDDGIPVFSENLSEQARARLHFDRPVDLTEKHRVFLEWHRTKVFDVKAPDAPPAD from the coding sequence CGCCAGGAATGCGAGAAGGTCACCTACCAGAACGGCTTCCGCCGCCCCCATGCCGAAATCGAGGGCTGGCAGCGGTACAGTTCGACGACCGCGCAAGGATCGATCTGGCTTGCTCGGGACGCTTCCGGAGCGTGGCTCCTCGCCCTGGATCACGCCGGGGTCATTGCAGAGATCGGGATTGAGGCGTCCGATGCCGCAGGGCCAGGCCTCGCACGTTTCCGGTTTGCCTCGCTGGCACTGCTTTATGGCGTGATGCCACGCATTTACGAGCTTTCCGCAAGCCTTCCCGACGCACCACTTCAGGAGTTTCTTCACCACACGAAAAATCTGCCGACCACCACAGAGGCGGAACGCCTTGTGGTCCAGCGTGTCGGCCAGAACATCTTTCGTGAGCGTCTGATCAAATACTGGCGGGGGCGATGCCCTTTGACCGGGATTATCGACGAGCCGCTTCTCCGTGCCTCTCACATCAAGCCATGGCGCGACTGTGAAAACGACGCAGAGCGTCTGGATGTCCATAATGGCCTGCTTCTGTCGGCTCTTTGGGATGCCGTATTCGACGGCGGTCTGGTCACCTTCGGCGATGACGGCATTCCGGTCTTTTCGGAGAACCTCAGCGAGCAAGCGCGTGCGCGACTTCATTTTGATCGGCCAGTCGATCTGACCGAGAAGCATCGGGTCTTTTTGGAGTGGCATCGGACGAAGGTATTCGACGTCAAAGCGCCTGACGCCCCGCCTGCTGATTGA